One Abyssisolibacter fermentans genomic window, TGTATCAATTTCATTTAAAACTTTATTTGGCAAATCCGCATATCCAAAGGCTTTTTGATATATGTTTTTCCCATTTTGTATTACTGATACTACACCACTAAAATCTTCATCTATACATTCCACAAACTTCATAATATCTCTCCTTGATCATATTTATTTTTATACAGGCAAGCATTTAAATTGCTCTTTTTTCGTCTACCGTTTCGCATCTACGACGTCGTTGAATCAGAACTTCTAAACCATTCTCTTCGATGACGAAGTATTTATCTTAATAAGTCAATTTTTTCTTTTATCATTTCATAATTTTTGTATCCTAATAATTTTGATTGTAATAAATACTCATCTGCTTTATCAAAATCACCATTCATTGCATATGCGATTGCTAGAAACCCATAAACTTTCACTAAATTTGGATTAATTTCTATAGCCATCTCAAATTCTTTAATAGCTTTCTCTATATCATTTTTCTTATTTATATATAAAGCACCCAATAATGAATATGTATCAGCATGACTAGGATTCAATTTCTTTGCAACCAAAAGTGCATCTTCAGCTAAATCTGTCTTCTCATTACTAAAATAAGCTATACCAATATTAAACCAAGCTATATAATTCTTGTCATCAATCTCTATAGCCTTTTTAAGTTCAGCTATTCCTTTATCATACATATCTAGTTCAACATAACATCTTCCTAATGTAATATAGACTTGTTCTAAAGAATACTCTTTAGTCCCTACTTCTATTGCTTCATTAAGAAGCGCTATTGCATCAAGATAATTTCCCTTTTCAAACTGTGATAATCCTTTTGGTACAATATTATCACCTGACTCATTCACACAACTACAAATCAAAAAAATTAAAGCTAATATAATAAAACATATTTTAATTCTACTCATCTCAAGCTCCTTATTATCTAGTCTTTTTGTTCACAAAATTTTTAATCTTCGTATATTAGTTCTAACTATTACCCAAATTTGGTGACTTTGCAACCCAAGTTTTCAAATACCTCTTATATATTATCGGGTGGACTCTTATATTACTGAAACTCTTATTAGTTACGTAACTGATAAGAACCATGACCTGATGTGTTTTCATTTTCCAATATAATACCCCTTTTATATTCAAAATTAATATAAATAGACAATATTAGTTCAATTCTGTTAAAGATATGTTACAATCATATTTTTATCTTGTACTACTATTATATCTTCTATAGTAATAAAATGGTTTTTCTTCTGTATCACCAGAATTAAGTATCATTCTTGTATCAAGCTTTGTAAAACAACATTTTTCTACTACTCTCTGTGAAGGATAATTGTCTATTTCTACAATAGCGATTATAAACTCTAGCTTTAGGATTTCAAAAGCCCACTCTATCATAGATTTTACAGCTTCACTGATATAAGCATTGTTACAATATTTTTCAGAAATAAAATAAGCTATTTCAATTTCATTGTCAACTTCTTCTTTATTTCCTATTCCAACCATACCAATTAGTTTACCAGTGGATTTAAGTGTCACTGCAAGCATTATTCTTGCAGTTTCTTTTGTAGCTTTATCATATTGTTTATCAATCCATTTAATCCATCCCTTCATATCTTCTAAGCTAGTTCTCCAATCAGGCATCCATTTTAGAATGTATGACTCGTTACAAATTTTATGTAATTCTACGGCATCTTCAATAGAGAATTGTCTTAATACAAGTCTTCTAGTTTCTATGCAAATACTCACTATATTAATAAATACCTCCTAATGTTTCATTTTAAAACATGTCTTTATGATATTTTTCTATATTTATTATAAAAAACCTTTTATTCCATTTATTTTTACATCATTTCATAATAAATCGAATTCCTCCTCATTTCCTTGCAATAAATAATCAATTCACATATCTAGATTAATGTTGTCTGTTCAAATAAAACAAGGAAATATATTACAATATCCTTTATTACATTTGTATTTATTGTTATTAGTAAAACAAGGGTAACTGGTTATGATATAATAAAAGGACTGTATTCAAAATTAACTTGAAATGTGAGGAAAATAAACCATGTCATTTTATAAATTAGGAATCAAGCGAGATTTAGTATACGCTCTCGAATGTCAAAACATATCAACACCAACACCAATTCAGTCGTTAAGCATACCGCTTGTCATGGCTGGATATGATTTGATTGCAGAAGCACAAACTGGAACAGGTAAAACATTTGCCTTCCTGCTTCCAATGTTTCAAAATATAGATATTGAAAATCATTATATCCAAGGTCTTGTCATCACACCAACACGTGAACTTGCGATACAAATAACCGCTGTTGCAAGGAAACTCGCTGAAATGAAGCCTCTAAATATTCTTGCAGCATATGGCGGACAAGACGTAAATGCACAACTTTACAAACTCAAAGGTAATGTTCAACTTGTCATAGGTACACCTGGGCGAATCTTGGATCATTTAAGGAGAGGTTCAATTAATTTTAGTCAGCTAAAAACACTAGTCGTAGATGAAGCTGATCAGATGTTCCATATCGGCTTTATGAAAGATATTGATAGCATTATTAGCCACTTACCTGATAATAGGCAGATACTATGCTTTTCTGCAACAATTAACCATACTGTAGATACATTCTCAAATAAGTATCTAACAAGCCCTAAATATGTAAAAGCTCCAAAAAAACAAATTACACTTGAAAATATCACTCAATTTGTTGTAGTAACATCTAACAGAAGAAAATTTGATGACTTTATCAAGATACTAAATCGAAACTATCCAAACAAAGCTATTATCTTCTGTAGGTCTAGAATGGGTACTAACGCACTTTATGAAGAAATGCTTGCTACAGGCTTTAACGTTGAAGCATTACACGGAGCGCTAACACAAGCTAAACGTGAGCGTGTCATGACAGCATTTAAAAACAATGAAATCAAGTTCTTGGTTGCAACTGATGTAGCCTCAAGAGGACTTGATGTAGAAGGTGTCTCGCATGTTTTTAATTATAATTTACCAGACGAACCAGAGAATTATGTTCATCGAATCGGTAGAACAGGACGTGCAGGAAATAACGGAGTAGCATATACTATTTTGACTAAAAAGGATGCAAAACGTCTTGAAGCCATTGAAACATTTATCAAAATGAAAATAGACCGTATCCGTGTATCAGAAGATTCAGCAGCAACAGCTCAAAAACCAAAATCTGTAAAGCCTACTAAACATAGTGGAACAATACGACAAGCTGATTATCGTAAGTCTTCAGCTAAACAAGGTACAACACAACAAAATAAAAAAAGAAAACCTTTTGGTAAAAATGCTTCAAGCAAAAAAAAGAAGAAATTTTATAAAAAATAATATAAAAACACCGCCCTGATTTGTTATATAATTAAAGGGCGGTGCTTAATATAAAAATTCCAAATAGAGAATATAATTAACTTTGTGCTTTTAGAGAAAAAATTTCACTCTAAACTGACAAAAATATTTGAAATTTGAATTAAATTTGTCTAGTGCTAGTACTCATATTTATTATCTCCAATTATTTCTATGTTATGCATGTATT contains:
- a CDS encoding tetratricopeptide repeat protein — protein: MSRIKICFIILALIFLICSCVNESGDNIVPKGLSQFEKGNYLDAIALLNEAIEVGTKEYSLEQVYITLGRCYVELDMYDKGIAELKKAIEIDDKNYIAWFNIGIAYFSNEKTDLAEDALLVAKKLNPSHADTYSLLGALYINKKNDIEKAIKEFEMAIEINPNLVKVYGFLAIAYAMNGDFDKADEYLLQSKLLGYKNYEMIKEKIDLLR
- a CDS encoding GNAT family N-acetyltransferase translates to MSICIETRRLVLRQFSIEDAVELHKICNESYILKWMPDWRTSLEDMKGWIKWIDKQYDKATKETARIMLAVTLKSTGKLIGMVGIGNKEEVDNEIEIAYFISEKYCNNAYISEAVKSMIEWAFEILKLEFIIAIVEIDNYPSQRVVEKCCFTKLDTRMILNSGDTEEKPFYYYRRYNSSTR